From Arachis stenosperma cultivar V10309 chromosome 2, arast.V10309.gnm1.PFL2, whole genome shotgun sequence, one genomic window encodes:
- the LOC130963150 gene encoding mediator of RNA polymerase II transcription subunit 11-like: MVCAPVSCLSTVFVSASSFRGEVTFKDSQGQTTPLQRLQNVDKVLEVAGGVMDELASPISPRKDMVQNQCLEFLQLIKLMKIQLPLVFAFCKFLIQIDIE; this comes from the exons atggtTTGCGCACCTGTTTCCTGCCTCTCAACTGTCTTCGTTTCTGCCTCCTCCTTCAG AGGAGAAGTAACATTCAAGGATTCTCAGGGCCAGACAACTCCTTTGCAGCGACTTCAGAATGTTGACAAg GTTTTGGAGGTTGCAGGAGGAGTCATGGATGAACTTGCAAGCCCTATAAGTCCTAGGAAAGACATGGTCCAAAACCAATGTCTTGAATTCCTGCAATTAATCAAG CTTATGAAAATTCAACTGCCTCTGGTCTTTGCATTCTGCAAATTCCTTATTCAAATTGATATAGAGTGA